The following proteins are encoded in a genomic region of Vibrio spartinae:
- a CDS encoding aminotransferase-like domain-containing protein: MEIAHSLQQTRSSYIREILSAATNKNVISLAGGLPDEQTFPIALMQPMLKQLAHMPEVFQYGATAGYEPLLDYLHNLYQLPDTHAAMICTGSQQGLDLIARAYFNPQDTIVMEAPSYLGAMQVFNLVQANIVTVPQTEDGPDIRLLEQSFQQQKPKAFYAVPDFHNPTGVCWTLAVRQQVAALCSQYNVVFIEDAPYRELRFSGEALPMVSDFCPNHAIVLRSFSKIASPGLRIGVVTGKHGDLEPLIKVKQGADLHSSVPMQALLLGLLQHPDFDQHIQQIRRLYQSRYDCLYTALRQQLPERCHLKPIAGGMFIWLSLPDCDTFALAKTMLEQGVAVVPSPVFYPDGAPLPAALRLNFTNANPEELTEAVRRLVDGLKAYLN; encoded by the coding sequence ATGGAAATTGCGCATTCATTACAACAGACCCGTTCATCTTATATTCGGGAAATCCTCAGTGCCGCCACCAATAAAAATGTGATCTCGCTGGCCGGTGGCCTGCCAGACGAGCAGACGTTTCCGATTGCCCTGATGCAACCGATGCTCAAGCAACTGGCGCACATGCCAGAAGTCTTTCAATACGGCGCAACTGCGGGTTATGAACCGTTGCTCGACTACCTGCACAACTTGTATCAATTACCCGATACCCACGCTGCCATGATCTGTACCGGGTCACAACAGGGCTTGGATCTGATTGCCAGAGCTTACTTTAATCCCCAAGACACCATTGTGATGGAAGCCCCCAGTTATTTGGGTGCCATGCAGGTTTTCAATCTGGTTCAGGCCAATATTGTCACTGTGCCGCAAACCGAAGATGGTCCGGACATCAGGTTACTTGAACAGAGCTTCCAGCAACAAAAGCCAAAAGCCTTCTATGCCGTACCAGATTTCCACAACCCGACCGGCGTCTGCTGGACACTGGCAGTCCGCCAGCAAGTTGCGGCACTCTGCTCTCAATACAACGTGGTTTTCATTGAAGATGCGCCCTATCGCGAGCTACGCTTCAGCGGTGAAGCACTGCCGATGGTTTCTGATTTCTGTCCGAACCACGCCATTGTATTGCGTTCATTTTCAAAAATTGCCTCTCCGGGGCTGAGAATCGGTGTGGTGACAGGAAAGCACGGTGATCTAGAGCCATTGATTAAAGTCAAACAGGGCGCGGATCTCCATTCCAGTGTGCCGATGCAAGCGCTGCTGCTTGGACTACTGCAACACCCCGATTTTGATCAACATATTCAACAGATTCGTCGCTTATATCAGTCACGTTATGACTGTCTGTATACAGCGCTGCGTCAACAACTGCCAGAGCGTTGTCACCTCAAACCAATCGCCGGCGGCATGTTCATCTGGCTTTCATTACCGGATTGCGACACATTTGCGCTGGCAAAAACCATGTTGGAGCAAGGTGTGGCCGTCGTCCCAAGCCCGGTATTTTATCCGGATGGCGCGCCATTGCCTGCGGCATTGCGATTGAATTTTACCAATGCCAACCCGGAAGAACTGACCGAAGCCGTCAGACGTTTGGTCGATGGACTAAAAGCTTATCTGAACTAA
- a CDS encoding AraC family transcriptional regulator, producing MNPHHISRINDILFYIHKDISRELSAKALAEVAAYSEQHFHRVFKRTVGESIHQYIRRTRMEYAANQLMFDPTSSVSEIANNCGFSSASSFSRAFKATFHLYPGQWRQHDMEVAEKPYLKDPEIAAGYQRVATCPLQPAKILDVPGRMAAYVRHTGYNRSIRHAWLVLQAWADSEGRDFSTQFGLHHSNPAWVALDKCRYVACLEIDRPLSFRGVVNQMMIPGGLHAVFHLQGVYGDLLPYISLIMEQWLPTSGFKLRSTPAYVHYQQNHFLHPEEQFELDFYLPVKFF from the coding sequence GTGAACCCCCATCATATCTCCCGCATCAATGATATTCTTTTTTATATTCACAAAGATATCAGTAGAGAGCTGTCAGCCAAGGCGCTCGCCGAGGTGGCCGCTTATTCTGAGCAGCATTTCCACCGAGTGTTTAAACGAACGGTTGGTGAGTCAATTCATCAATATATCCGGCGCACACGGATGGAATATGCAGCCAATCAACTGATGTTTGATCCGACATCTTCTGTGTCCGAAATTGCTAATAACTGTGGTTTCAGTTCGGCATCCTCGTTTAGTCGGGCGTTTAAGGCAACTTTTCATCTGTATCCCGGTCAGTGGCGACAGCATGATATGGAAGTCGCAGAAAAACCGTATCTCAAAGACCCTGAAATTGCGGCCGGATACCAGCGCGTCGCCACTTGCCCGCTCCAACCGGCGAAAATCCTCGATGTGCCGGGGCGCATGGCTGCTTACGTGCGACATACGGGATACAATCGTTCGATTCGCCATGCGTGGTTAGTGCTGCAAGCGTGGGCGGACAGCGAAGGGCGGGATTTTTCCACTCAGTTTGGGTTGCATCATTCGAATCCCGCTTGGGTCGCGCTGGACAAATGCCGTTACGTCGCCTGCCTTGAAATCGACCGGCCCTTGTCGTTTCGGGGGGTGGTCAATCAAATGATGATCCCCGGTGGTTTACATGCCGTGTTTCATTTACAGGGCGTCTATGGTGACCTGTTGCCATATATCAGCCTGATTATGGAACAGTGGTTACCGACTTCTGGGTTTAAGCTGCGTTCGACACCGGCTTACGTTCACTACCAGCAAAATCATTTTCTTCATCCTGAGGAACAGTTTGAGTTGGATTTTTATCTGCCGGTGAAGTTTTTTTAG
- a CDS encoding SAM-dependent methyltransferase, producing MDIPRIFNITESAHRIHNPFTPDKFATLGAALRLAPEDRILDLGSGSGEMLCTWARDYGIVGTGIDMSPLFTTQAKQRAEALGVAHQIKFIHNDAAGYVSDEQVDVAACVGATWIGGGVAGTIELLAKSLRPRGIILIGEPYWRQVPPTEEIAKKCLANAISDFLSLPELLASIGHLGYDVVEMVLANQDGWDRYEAAKWLTMRRWLEENPNDELAEEIRAKLSTEPVRHAAYTREYLGWGVFALMPRLT from the coding sequence TTGGACATTCCACGGATTTTCAATATTACAGAAAGTGCACACCGCATCCACAATCCATTCACGCCTGACAAGTTCGCGACTCTCGGTGCTGCGTTACGGCTTGCACCGGAGGACCGCATTCTGGATCTCGGCAGTGGCTCGGGTGAGATGCTTTGTACCTGGGCCCGTGACTACGGTATTGTCGGCACCGGTATCGACATGAGCCCGTTGTTTACGACACAGGCAAAACAGCGAGCTGAAGCACTCGGCGTTGCCCATCAAATTAAGTTTATTCACAACGATGCCGCAGGTTACGTCTCTGACGAGCAAGTCGATGTCGCTGCTTGTGTCGGTGCCACATGGATTGGTGGCGGTGTCGCCGGAACCATCGAGCTTCTGGCAAAAAGTTTGCGACCTCGCGGTATCATTCTGATTGGTGAACCTTACTGGCGACAGGTGCCGCCAACGGAAGAGATAGCCAAAAAGTGTCTTGCTAACGCAATCTCCGACTTTCTCAGTCTGCCAGAGTTGCTCGCGTCGATTGGTCACCTCGGTTACGACGTGGTTGAGATGGTTCTCGCCAATCAAGATGGTTGGGACCGATACGAAGCGGCCAAGTGGCTCACAATGCGCCGCTGGCTTGAAGAAAACCCTAACGATGAGTTGGCTGAAGAGATCCGCGCCAAACTGAGTACAGAGCCTGTACGCCATGCCGCCTACACGCGGGAGTATTTGGGGTGGGGTGTGTTTGCGTTGATGCCACGGCTGACTTGA
- a CDS encoding type II toxin-antitoxin system RelE/ParE family toxin has product MIYWEEESLNDREKIFEFLYDFNPDVAERTDDIIEAKVENLNDQPLMGVQRDGIRGRLLIISEVSMIVSYFVDDSNIRIMRVLHQKQKFPIE; this is encoded by the coding sequence ATGATTTACTGGGAAGAAGAATCTTTAAATGACCGCGAAAAAATCTTTGAATTTCTATATGATTTTAACCCTGATGTCGCAGAAAGAACCGACGACATTATTGAAGCTAAAGTTGAAAACCTTAACGATCAACCATTAATGGGTGTTCAACGTGATGGAATTCGAGGTCGATTACTTATCATTTCTGAAGTATCAATGATCGTTTCGTACTTTGTCGATGATTCTAATATTCGTATTATGCGAGTTCTTCATCAAAAGCAAAAATTCCCAATTGAGTAG
- a CDS encoding type II toxin-antitoxin system RelB/DinJ family antitoxin — protein MDTRIQFRVDEETKRLAQQMAESQGRTLSDACRELTEQLAEQQRKALSHDGWLTEQVNLAFDKFDSGRAVFVDHESAKNRMAARKAKIRNRGQ, from the coding sequence ATGGATACCAGAATTCAGTTTCGTGTTGATGAAGAAACAAAACGTTTAGCCCAACAAATGGCTGAAAGCCAAGGTCGAACTCTTAGTGACGCTTGCCGCGAACTCACTGAACAGCTAGCAGAACAACAACGTAAAGCATTATCCCACGATGGTTGGCTTACTGAACAAGTTAATCTCGCATTTGACAAATTTGATTCTGGCCGTGCTGTGTTTGTTGACCATGAGTCTGCCAAAAATCGCATGGCTGCACGCAAAGCTAAAATTCGTAATCGAGGTCAGTAA